From the genome of Triticum aestivum cultivar Chinese Spring chromosome 3B, IWGSC CS RefSeq v2.1, whole genome shotgun sequence, one region includes:
- the LOC123068543 gene encoding uncharacterized protein isoform X2: protein MHASWMYSLFRGLCSGQTPYDEWEEQQRYYSPSPLVSSSPWTPLVSASPRMPLVSPSLRTLQASPSPRAPPVSPTGSPKTPGGSQKKQVLGKVKNKAKKWMHLLHHKKKLPPHDEMMMWTPRIGPSSDDTYGRGGQYDDDERLGTPSTALHPSSFAESEFEPEVYVQASSRQNTPAPSPTACQEQPFFKVSSRFESEMKEANEMLMESKKLRVKTSKQKTVTFAPILEYGPEIENKVWSDKERPESTTEIFRKACATVFQAALKIVSGIQDTMVAYNIDKRHMVEKLVSVNRYLLLKLEPSPDDEALAEVITEAVLNLLDAWTENVERPLMQRAKTISSWFLQEGRVELPPVSLSTRPRAAQGAEEFY from the exons ATGCACGCAAGTTGGATGTACTCATTATTCCGTGGGCTCTGCTCTG GCCAAACTCCATATGATGAATGGGAGGAGCAACAACGATATTATTCGCCTTCACCGTTGGTGAGCTCATCACCATGGACGCCGCTGGTGAGCGCTTCACCACGGATGCCGCTGGTGAGCCCTTCATTGAGGACGCTACAGGCGAGTCCTTCACCGCGGGCACCACCGGTGAGCCCCACGGGGTCACCAAAGACCCCAGGAGGGAGCCAGAAGAAGCAAGTGCTGGGCAAGGTAAAGAACAAGGCTAAGAAATGGATGCACCTTCTGCATCACAAAAAGAAGCTTCCCCCGCACGATGAGATGATGATGTGGACACCACGTATCGGGCCCAGCTCGGATGACACCTACGGCAGGGGGGGACAATACGATGATGATGAGCGCCTTGGAACCCCAAGCACGGCACTACACCCATCTTCAT TTGCTGAGTCAGAGTTCGAACCTGAGGTCTACGTGCAAGCATCATCAAGGCAGAACACGCCAGCCCCGAGCCCCACCGCTTGCCAGGAACAACCATTCTTCAAGGTCAGCAGCAGGTTCGAGTCAGAAATGAAGGAAGCCAATGAAATGCTGATGGAATCGAAGAAGCTGCGGGTCAAAACATCCAAGCAGAAGACCGTGACATTTGCACCGATACTAGAATACGGGCCAGAAATCGAAAACAAAGTGTGGAGCGACAAGGAACGCCCTGAATCGACAACCGAGATATTCAGAAAGGCATGTGCTACAGTATTCCAGGCTGCCCTCAAGATAGTCTCTGGAATCCAAGATACAATGGTAGCATACAATATCGACAAAAGGCACATGGTAGAGAAATTAGTATCAGTTAATAGGTACCTTCTGCTCAAACTGGAGCCTAGTCCAGATGACGAAGCACTTGCGGAAGTCATCACTGAGGCTGTCCTAAATCTGTTAGACGCGTGGACTGAGAATGTCGAAAGGCCTTTGATGCAGAGGGCGAAGACAATCTCTTCTTGGTTCCTGCAAGAAGGGAGAGTAGAATTACCTCCTGTTTCGCTGTCTACACGTCCTCGTGCTGCACAAG GTGCAGAAGAGTTCTATTAA
- the LOC123068543 gene encoding uncharacterized protein isoform X1, with the protein MNGLRKLKKGISSKRGDPHVAQHGQTPYDEWEEQQRYYSPSPLVSSSPWTPLVSASPRMPLVSPSLRTLQASPSPRAPPVSPTGSPKTPGGSQKKQVLGKVKNKAKKWMHLLHHKKKLPPHDEMMMWTPRIGPSSDDTYGRGGQYDDDERLGTPSTALHPSSFAESEFEPEVYVQASSRQNTPAPSPTACQEQPFFKVSSRFESEMKEANEMLMESKKLRVKTSKQKTVTFAPILEYGPEIENKVWSDKERPESTTEIFRKACATVFQAALKIVSGIQDTMVAYNIDKRHMVEKLVSVNRYLLLKLEPSPDDEALAEVITEAVLNLLDAWTENVERPLMQRAKTISSWFLQEGRVELPPVSLSTRPRAAQGAEEFY; encoded by the exons ATGAACGGACTCAGAAAATTGAAGAAGGGGATCAGCAGCAAGCGAGGCGACCCCCACGTCGCCCAACACG GCCAAACTCCATATGATGAATGGGAGGAGCAACAACGATATTATTCGCCTTCACCGTTGGTGAGCTCATCACCATGGACGCCGCTGGTGAGCGCTTCACCACGGATGCCGCTGGTGAGCCCTTCATTGAGGACGCTACAGGCGAGTCCTTCACCGCGGGCACCACCGGTGAGCCCCACGGGGTCACCAAAGACCCCAGGAGGGAGCCAGAAGAAGCAAGTGCTGGGCAAGGTAAAGAACAAGGCTAAGAAATGGATGCACCTTCTGCATCACAAAAAGAAGCTTCCCCCGCACGATGAGATGATGATGTGGACACCACGTATCGGGCCCAGCTCGGATGACACCTACGGCAGGGGGGGACAATACGATGATGATGAGCGCCTTGGAACCCCAAGCACGGCACTACACCCATCTTCAT TTGCTGAGTCAGAGTTCGAACCTGAGGTCTACGTGCAAGCATCATCAAGGCAGAACACGCCAGCCCCGAGCCCCACCGCTTGCCAGGAACAACCATTCTTCAAGGTCAGCAGCAGGTTCGAGTCAGAAATGAAGGAAGCCAATGAAATGCTGATGGAATCGAAGAAGCTGCGGGTCAAAACATCCAAGCAGAAGACCGTGACATTTGCACCGATACTAGAATACGGGCCAGAAATCGAAAACAAAGTGTGGAGCGACAAGGAACGCCCTGAATCGACAACCGAGATATTCAGAAAGGCATGTGCTACAGTATTCCAGGCTGCCCTCAAGATAGTCTCTGGAATCCAAGATACAATGGTAGCATACAATATCGACAAAAGGCACATGGTAGAGAAATTAGTATCAGTTAATAGGTACCTTCTGCTCAAACTGGAGCCTAGTCCAGATGACGAAGCACTTGCGGAAGTCATCACTGAGGCTGTCCTAAATCTGTTAGACGCGTGGACTGAGAATGTCGAAAGGCCTTTGATGCAGAGGGCGAAGACAATCTCTTCTTGGTTCCTGCAAGAAGGGAGAGTAGAATTACCTCCTGTTTCGCTGTCTACACGTCCTCGTGCTGCACAAG GTGCAGAAGAGTTCTATTAA